GTACCGAAAGTTTTATGACTTTCGTCGCGCAGCTTCAGGTTATCTTCTAAGAAAAAAAGATCATATCCATACGCCAGGCCGCATAATTTCGAATACGGCGGCTTGGCGTATCAAAACACTAAATGAAAAGGAGGATAAGATGTCCGGAAGAATCAGGATCGGGATTATGGCGTTTTTGCTGGTTGTTTTAATGTCGGCATCGGCGATTGCGGCGGAGAAAATTAACTGCAAGGTTGCGAAGGTATCCGGGGACAAGGTTACCGTGGCAATCGAGGGAGCGGTTCCCCCGTGGGTGAAGAGCGGGGCTACGGTTATCGGCGGCGGCGGCGCCCCGAAGATTGTTTCAATGAAGGGCAATGAAGTTGTTCTGCGCTTCAGCAGAGCCAAGGCTGCCAAAATCAAGGTTGACTCAACGATTTCCCTGGAAGAGTCGTCTGGGGATGAGCTTCAGGGCTGCTGATTCTAAAGAGGGGGGCGACCGCACTTTCGCGTGTAAGGAGCTTTCAACATGCGGTTGTCTTCCCTAAAACAGGTTAGAGAGAGGTGGGTATGATAAAAATACCAATGAAAGGTCTGCTGTTGGCGGTTATAGGGATCATCGCCTTCGCTTCTCTTTCGTTTGCGGAAAAGGCCGGGATCGGTTGGAAAGAAACCATCGTCGCCAAATCCGGAAAGGCAAAGAGCGTTGCAGAGCTGGCAAAGATGTATGATTCGAGCTCGTGCGTTGAATGTCACAAGGAGCAGCATGACGAGGCTCAGAAGTCTATTCATTCGCGCTCGATTTTCGGCACGGCGCGTACAGCGATGACGATCATGAGCTCTATTGAAAATGGCTGGATGGAACAGCCTTATTCGGGGGTGAAGAGTCCGAAAGATGTGAAGGTGGAGCATCTGATGGGATGTGCGAAGTGCCATCTGCCGCAGCTTGCGGACGCCGAGGACTCGGTTGCCCAGGAGATTGTTACGTCTCTTTACCGCTGGAAAGACGCTCTGAAGAGGAAGGACAAGGAGACGGCGCAGAAGGAAGAAGCCAAACTGAAGAGCGTTTCCATTAACTGTCTTGTCTGCCATAACCGTAACGCCATCACCCATAAATGGCAGGATGGCTATCCGAAGGCGGGCGTTGTTTACGGCTCGAAGGATGGGGATCATCCCTCGGATGCTTTTCCGAAGATGGCAGTCAGTCCCATTATGAAAGAGGCGATTCAGTGCGGCCAGTGCCACGGGCTCGGCCCGAATTTCGAGCTGGACGAACCGACCCAGTGCTGCACTTCTTACGGCAGCTATCTTTGGTCGTACAAATCCGAGGTGGGACAAGAGTCCTGTCAGGGTTGCCACATGGAAAAGAGCAAGCTCGGTCATAATATCCAGGGATATAGGGACCCGGCGATGATTAAGGATGCGGTCGACTTCAAGGTCGAGGCATTCGGATACTACTGGCGCGACATAACCGACCTTGTTCCGAAGGTTGTGGTGAAGGTGGAGATGATCAACCGGTCGGGACACTCCATCCCCGATGGGTGACCGACCCCCAACCGACTGGTTCTGTCGGTAATTGCAACAACGAAGGATGGCGAAGAGGTTTTCAATCAGGAAAAGGTTTACATGCCGGTGCCGCAGCAATTGGCCCGGGGGGACCGGATGGGACGAGGCCCTTATGAAAAGAGCGGGATAATCGAGGATACTGGTCTCCCTCCCGGCAAGGCTGTTCATGAGCGTTTCGATATTCTTTATCCGTTCGGCGATGTAAAGGAGAACGGGAAGACGGTCAATAAACAGCTGGCGCACGATCTGAATGTCGAAGTGAAGCTCTGGTACCTTCCGTTCGGGTCGATGAATTCGAATGCGTTTCTCTGGCGTGAATTCAAAAAGACCGTCAGCGTCAGCACGAAAGGGAAATAGCAGACACGGGGACAGTTAAGTCCGGTGTCGGACAACAGCAAGCAGTTGAAAGCGACCGACGGGGGGAAATCCCGTCGGTTCTTTTTTGAGAATTCGTGCAAACAGCTTGACTGAGCGATGAGTTGATTATAGAAGCATTCCGTAAAGACGATCAGCGCAACTGCTGACATAACCGTGATCGACGCCAATGGTTTATAACCGGCTTTTTCCGTCATTTTTGATTCTGCTGTCTCTTCTCGGCTGTAACCAGCCGGATATGCGGACATCGACCTGCGAATCCTGCCACAGGGGCATCGAGATACTCTCTCCTGCTCACCATTCCTGTGTTTCCTGCCATCGCGGAGACGACCGGACGCTCGATGCCAAAAAAAGTCATCAGAACATGCTGGGACCGAAGAATCCATCCGCTCCCGATACCTGGGAAAAGGGCTGCGGAGAGTGTCACTACCACCAGCTAAGCCGCATGCGTTCCAATCTGATGTACACGACGACTGGCATGATCAAGAATATCCAGTTGACCTGGGAAGGTGAAAACGGGCGTCTTTACGCGGGCAAGGCCGACCGGGTGTTCGACGCCCGGGGGCATGAGCTGCTGCTCAACGGTGTCGCCGATCTCGATCATCTCTCCGGCGAATTGTACCGCAAGTTCTGTTCCCAGTGCCATGTGGGGATCGATACCACCAACGTTTACACGGCGAGCCACGCGGCTGGCTGCGCGGCCTGCCATTTCCCATACAACGACCGGGCGACTTACGAAGGGAAGGAGCCGTCGCTCAAAGGTAAATCACCCTATTCCGCAAGCCACCAGATGGAAAAACTTCCAGACAACAAGGTTTGCGTTCGCTGTCACAACCGCAGCGGCCGGATCGCCCTTTACTACGAGGGATTCAATGATGGCAGCAACTCTCTCGTGCCGACCAGAAACGGATCTCCCGGACCGGTCATGTTGAGCGGCAACCGCAATGCCACCCACATCGCCCCGGACGTTCATTTTGTCGCGGGCATGGACTGCATAGACTGTCATACTTCGCGGGACGTCATGGGGGACGGTTACGCGTATGAAAACATGTATCTCCAGACGGAGATCAGTTGCGAGGATTGCCATGGCGGGGGAGATTCCCGGCCCCGGTACCGCGAAATAACGAGGGAAAGCGATGAGGCGCTGCGCGAGTCTCAGCAGTACAAGATCAAGATGCGTCCGGGGATGAAGATGATGCTTACCGCCAAAGGGCGGATGTATTCCAATGTTTTTTACCAGGATGGGATTGTCTATGTTCTCGGCAAAAGGAGCGGGAAACTGTTCAAAAGCAAGGTTATTTCCGGAACTCCGGAGCATGCCGTCTTCGGGCATGACCGTCTGGAATGCTATGCCTGCCATTCGCGCACGGTGGCCCAGTGTTATGGATGCCACACCAACTATGACAAAACAAAGCCGGGGATAGATTATATCAAGCAAATGGTCACCCCCGGCCGCTTCAGCGAGACCGAGGATTACCGGGCGCTCTATCCGTTTCCACTGGCGCTGAATCAGCGGGGCAAGATTTCCCCTGTCACGCCCGGTTGTCAGACTTTTGTCACCGTCATCGAGGCGGATGGAACTGTTTCCAAAAACGAATACGTGGCAAAGTTCAAAGGAAAGAGTCAGTTGCGTTTTGCCCCGTTTTATTCGCATAATACCGGAACGAAGGCGATCGGGTGCAATGAATGCCACGCCAATCCATCATTTCTCGGTTTCGGCCAGCATGTGGTCGAGGGAAACAGCATAAACGCCACGATGATCTGCGAAAAATCGGAGAGCAAGCCGCTGGACGGCTATATCACCATGGAACAGGGAAAGGTGCGGTCCTTCTCCGCCATCACCCGTGAAAATTCCCGCCCTTTGAACGGAAAAGAGGTGCGGCGCACGCTCGCCGCCAATCTCTGCATCGTTTGTCATGACAAGGCAAAAGACCCGATTTACCGAAAGGAACTTGATTATAATGCGCTTGATGATAAGCTGCATCGCCGCCTGCTTGCTGTTCATTAACCCGGCGGGCGGCGCTGCCGGTAAAAACTGCACATCCTGTCATCAGGTTGTATTGAAAGGCATCCATGCGGCGCTTTCGTGCGCATCCTGCCACCGCGAAAAGCCGGACGTCATCGCCGATCCGGCATCCGGAAAGCATCATGCCGCCGGCTGCGTCGGCTGCCATCAGGGTTACGGCGCCCTGTTCGATCATGCCATGGCGACCAGAAGCAGGGAGAAGCTCTTTGTTCAGCGAACTATCGGCAACAGCGACTCCGGTTTTTTCGGAAAAAACTGCGGCTCCTGCCACCTGAAGAGTTGCACCGACTGCCACGGGGGGAAGGGGCACAACATCGTCAAGGCAGCGGACAAAAGCTGCATGGCCTGTCACAAGGGGTATTACGTCGGGATGGAGTACTACGGGATGGCGCCCCGGGAAGACAGCAGCCGTTACCAGAGAGGCAAGGCAGCTTTTGGCGAAAAATCCCTGAAAATGCTCCCGGACGTTCACGCGGAGGCGGGCATGACCTGCGGGGCCTGTCACTCCATGAAAAGCCTCGTTACGGGGGCGAAGTCTTCCCGGAAATGCGTCGATTGCCATCAGGCGCAGAAAACCGTCGTCGAGCACCGCATAAAGGCTCACATGGAAAAGCTGGAATGTTATGCCTGCCATTCCGCCTGGGCGGCGCAGGAGTACGGAACCTTCTATCTCCGTTTTATAAACAGCCCAGTGCAGAGGGAGTTTGAGGCAGTCAAAAACAGAGGGGAATATGTGAAAAGTTCCTATCTCAAGAAACAGGATGCCCCGCCTTTGGGGGTCAATGCCGCAGGCAGAGTCAGTCCAATCCGGCCCGAGTTTATTTTCTACGGAACGACCGTCAAAAACAACCGGCCGGAAGGAAAGGAAAGCCGGCTGCTTGCCGCCGAATGGAAGGCCTTTTTCCCGCATACGATAAGGCGGGGGACTCTCATGTGCGATGGCTGCCATGAAAATTCCCGGCGTTTTATTATGGAAAAAAAAGAGGACAGGATTTATAACCTTCCTGCCGACGGGATGACGCTCCCCTCTTTCTGGGAGCGAACTGGC
This DNA window, taken from Syntrophales bacterium, encodes the following:
- a CDS encoding cytochrome c3 family protein; translated protein: MRLMISCIAACLLFINPAGGAAGKNCTSCHQVVLKGIHAALSCASCHREKPDVIADPASGKHHAAGCVGCHQGYGALFDHAMATRSREKLFVQRTIGNSDSGFFGKNCGSCHLKSCTDCHGGKGHNIVKAADKSCMACHKGYYVGMEYYGMAPREDSSRYQRGKAAFGEKSLKMLPDVHAEAGMTCGACHSMKSLVTGAKSSRKCVDCHQAQKTVVEHRIKAHMEKLECYACHSAWAAQEYGTFYLRFINSPVQREFEAVKNRGEYVKSSYLKKQDAPPLGVNAAGRVSPIRPEFIFYGTTVKNNRPEGKESRLLAAEWKAFFPHTIRRGTLMCDGCHENSRRFIMEKKEDRIYNLPADGMTLPSFWERTGQKVVNGDFLPRERYLRMSKKTPAYWRGYLEKWQKLVNRVDGSSSH